Proteins from a single region of Streptomyces glaucescens:
- the map gene encoding type I methionyl aminopeptidase, translated as MVELKTDLSIDAMHEAGQVVARALTAVRDAADVGVSLLDLDALARDVLREAGATSPFLGYRPSFAPTPFPGVLCASVNDAIVHGIPTRYRLRDGDLVSLDFGAELNGWVGDSAISLTVGRPRPADLRLIETAERALAAGIEAAVVGNRIGDIAHAVGTVCREAGYGIPDGFGGHGVGRRMHEDPAVPNEGRPGRGLPLRQGMVLAIEPMLVAGGTDGYHAAPDGWTLRTDDGSRAAHVEHTVAITEDGPRVLTARAS; from the coding sequence ATGGTGGAACTGAAGACGGATCTCTCGATCGACGCGATGCACGAAGCGGGCCAGGTCGTCGCCCGTGCCCTGACGGCCGTGCGGGACGCGGCGGACGTGGGCGTGTCCCTGCTGGACCTGGACGCCCTCGCCCGTGACGTGCTGCGGGAGGCGGGCGCGACCTCCCCCTTCCTGGGCTACCGGCCGTCCTTCGCCCCGACCCCGTTCCCGGGCGTGCTGTGCGCCTCCGTGAACGACGCGATCGTGCACGGCATCCCCACCCGTTACCGGCTGCGCGACGGCGACCTGGTCTCCCTCGACTTCGGCGCCGAGCTGAACGGCTGGGTCGGCGACTCGGCGATCAGCCTCACCGTGGGCAGGCCCCGCCCCGCCGACCTGCGGCTGATCGAGACGGCCGAGCGCGCCCTCGCCGCCGGGATCGAGGCCGCCGTCGTCGGCAACCGCATCGGCGACATCGCCCACGCCGTCGGCACGGTGTGCCGCGAGGCCGGGTACGGCATCCCGGACGGTTTCGGCGGGCACGGCGTGGGCCGCCGGATGCACGAGGACCCGGCGGTGCCGAACGAGGGGCGTCCCGGCCGCGGCCTGCCGCTGCGCCAGGGCATGGTCCTCGCCATCGAGCCGATGCTCGTCGCGGGCGGCACGGACGGCTACCACGCGGCCCCGGACGGCTGGACCCTGCGCACCGACGACGGCTCGCGCGCCGCCCACGTCGAGCACACGGTGGCGATCACGGAGGACGGCCCGCGCGTCCTGACGGCCCGCGCGTCCTGA
- a CDS encoding helix-turn-helix domain-containing protein, with product MVRTPLTAEERERGERLGRLLREARGGRSMAEVAARAGVSAETLRKIETGRAPTPAFFTVAALAGTLGLSLDELLVATAVTAEPAAA from the coding sequence ATGGTGCGCACTCCACTCACCGCCGAAGAGCGGGAACGCGGCGAACGACTCGGCCGGCTGCTCCGGGAGGCCCGCGGCGGCCGCAGCATGGCCGAGGTGGCGGCCCGCGCGGGCGTCTCCGCCGAGACGCTGCGCAAGATCGAGACCGGGCGGGCGCCGACCCCGGCGTTCTTCACCGTCGCGGCCCTGGCCGGCACCCTCGGCCTGTCCCTGGACGAACTGCTCGTGGCCACGGCCGTCACCGCCGAGCCCGCGGCGGCCTGA
- a CDS encoding nitrilase-related carbon-nitrogen hydrolase, which produces MADVVRAALVQATWTGDTGSMVAKHEEHAREAARRGARVIGFQEVFNSPYFCQVQEPEHYRWAEPVPDGPTVRRMRELARETGMVIVVPVFEVEQPGFYYNTAAVIDADGSYLGKYRKHHIPQLKGFYEKYYFRPGNLGWPVFDTAVGKVGVYICYDRHFPEGWRQLGLNGAQLVYNPSATHRGLSSHLWRLEQPAAAVANAYFVAAINRVGHEEYGDNDFYGTSYFVDPRGQFVGDVADDGKEELVVRDLDFGLVELVRQQWAFYRDRRPDAYEGLVRP; this is translated from the coding sequence ATGGCCGACGTCGTACGCGCCGCTCTGGTCCAGGCCACCTGGACCGGCGACACCGGGTCCATGGTGGCGAAACACGAGGAGCACGCCCGTGAGGCGGCCCGCCGGGGAGCCCGCGTCATCGGCTTCCAGGAGGTCTTCAACAGCCCCTACTTCTGCCAGGTCCAGGAGCCGGAGCACTACCGCTGGGCCGAACCGGTGCCGGACGGGCCGACCGTGCGCCGGATGCGGGAACTGGCCCGCGAGACCGGCATGGTGATCGTCGTCCCCGTCTTCGAGGTCGAGCAGCCCGGCTTCTACTACAACACCGCCGCCGTGATCGACGCCGACGGCAGCTACCTCGGCAAGTACCGCAAGCACCACATCCCGCAGCTCAAGGGCTTCTACGAGAAGTACTACTTCCGGCCCGGCAACCTCGGCTGGCCGGTCTTCGACACCGCCGTCGGCAAGGTCGGCGTCTACATCTGCTACGACCGCCACTTCCCGGAGGGCTGGCGCCAGCTCGGCCTGAACGGCGCCCAGCTGGTCTACAACCCGTCGGCCACCCACCGCGGCCTGTCGTCCCACCTGTGGCGGCTGGAGCAGCCCGCCGCGGCCGTCGCCAACGCGTACTTCGTGGCCGCGATCAACCGCGTCGGCCACGAGGAGTACGGCGACAACGACTTCTACGGCACGAGCTACTTCGTCGACCCGCGCGGGCAGTTCGTGGGCGACGTGGCCGACGACGGCAAGGAGGAACTGGTCGTCCGCGACCTCGACTTCGGTCTGGTCGAGCTGGTGCGGCAGCAGTGGGCGTTCTACCGCGACCGGCGCCCCGACGCGTACGAGGGGCTGGTACGGCCGTGA
- a CDS encoding aspartate aminotransferase family protein, translated as MTDDLWGRHRSVLPDWLALYYDRPLEITHGEGRHVWDAAGNRYLDFFGGILTTMTAHALPEVTKAVAEQAGRIVHSSTLYLNRPMVELAERVAQLSGIPDARVFFTTSGTEANDTALLLATTYRRSNTVLAMRNSYHGRSFSAVGITGNRGWSPTSLSPLQTLYVHGGVRTRGPYAALDDRAFIDACVEDLRDLLGHTRPPAALIAEPVQGVGGFTSPPDGLYAAFREVLHERGALWIADEVQTGWGRTGEHFWGWQAHGRSGPPDIVTFAKGIGNGMSVGGVIARSEIMNCLDANSISTFGGTQITMAAGLANLTYLLEHDLQGNARRVGGLLIERLRAAAAQVPAVREVRGRGLMIGIELTRPGTDEAAPEAAAAVLEAAREGGLLIGKGGGHSTSALRIAPPLSLTVAEAEEGAEILEGALRSIA; from the coding sequence GTGACCGACGACCTGTGGGGACGGCACCGGTCCGTCCTGCCCGACTGGCTCGCCCTCTACTACGACCGCCCGCTGGAGATCACCCACGGCGAGGGCCGGCACGTCTGGGACGCCGCGGGCAACCGCTACCTCGACTTCTTCGGCGGCATCCTGACCACGATGACCGCGCACGCGCTGCCCGAGGTGACCAAGGCGGTCGCCGAGCAGGCCGGGCGGATCGTCCACTCGTCCACCCTCTACCTCAACCGGCCCATGGTGGAGCTCGCGGAACGCGTCGCCCAGCTGAGCGGCATCCCGGACGCCCGGGTCTTCTTCACCACCTCGGGCACCGAGGCCAACGACACCGCACTGCTGCTCGCCACCACCTACCGGCGCAGCAACACCGTGCTGGCCATGCGCAACAGCTACCACGGCCGCTCCTTCTCCGCCGTGGGCATCACCGGCAACCGCGGCTGGTCCCCGACCTCCCTGTCCCCGCTCCAGACGCTGTACGTGCACGGCGGGGTCCGCACCCGCGGCCCGTACGCCGCGCTCGACGACCGCGCGTTCATCGACGCCTGCGTCGAGGACCTGCGGGACCTGCTCGGCCACACCCGCCCGCCCGCCGCGCTGATCGCCGAGCCCGTCCAGGGCGTGGGCGGCTTCACCTCCCCGCCGGACGGCCTGTACGCGGCGTTCCGCGAGGTGCTGCACGAGCGCGGCGCGCTGTGGATCGCCGACGAGGTGCAGACCGGGTGGGGCCGTACCGGCGAGCACTTCTGGGGCTGGCAGGCGCACGGCCGTAGTGGCCCGCCGGACATCGTCACCTTCGCCAAGGGCATCGGCAACGGCATGTCCGTCGGCGGCGTCATCGCCCGCTCCGAGATCATGAACTGCCTGGACGCCAACAGCATCTCCACGTTCGGCGGCACCCAGATCACCATGGCCGCGGGTCTCGCCAACCTGACGTACCTGCTGGAACACGACCTCCAGGGCAACGCCCGGCGGGTCGGCGGACTGCTCATCGAACGCCTGCGGGCCGCCGCCGCGCAGGTCCCGGCCGTACGGGAGGTGCGCGGGCGCGGACTGATGATCGGCATCGAGCTGACGAGGCCCGGCACCGACGAGGCGGCGCCCGAGGCCGCGGCGGCCGTGCTGGAGGCGGCCCGCGAGGGCGGCCTGCTCATCGGCAAGGGCGGCGGGCACAGCACGAGCGCCCTGCGGATCGCCCCGCCGCTGTCCCTCACGGTCGCCGAGGCCGAGGAGGGCGCCGAGATCCTCGAAGGCGCCCTGCGGAGCATCGCCTAG
- the hydA gene encoding dihydropyrimidinase produces the protein MSSRTLIRGGLVITASDEIHADVLVEGTRIAALAATGTPAAEAWTADRTIDATGKYVIPGGVDVHTHMELPFGGTFASDTFETGTRAAAWGGTTTIVDFAVQSVGHGLREGLDAWHAKAEGNCAIDYGFHMIVSDVNEETLKEMDLLIEEGVTSFKQFMAYPGVFYSDDGQILRAMQRSAGNGGLIMMHAENGIAIDVLVEQALARGETGPRHHGEVRKALLEAEATHRAIRLAQVAGAPLYVVHVSAMEAVAELARARDVGLPVFGETCPQYLFLSADNLAEPDFEGAKYVCSTPLRPREHQAKLWQGLRTDDLQVVSTDHCPFCFTGQKELGRGDFSRIPNGLPGVENRMDLLHQAVLDGHITRRRWIEIACATPARMFGMYPKKGTIAPGADADVVIYDPHAEQVISAETHHMNVDYSAYEGTRVTGRVETVLSRGVPVITERAYTGRAGHGVYTPRSTCQYLS, from the coding sequence ATGAGCAGCCGGACCCTCATCCGCGGCGGCCTCGTCATCACCGCCTCCGACGAGATCCACGCCGACGTCCTCGTCGAGGGCACCCGCATCGCCGCCCTCGCCGCCACCGGCACCCCGGCCGCCGAGGCGTGGACGGCCGACCGGACCATCGACGCCACCGGGAAGTACGTCATCCCGGGCGGTGTCGACGTCCACACCCACATGGAGCTGCCCTTCGGCGGCACCTTCGCCTCCGACACCTTCGAGACCGGCACCCGGGCCGCCGCCTGGGGCGGCACCACCACCATCGTCGACTTCGCCGTGCAGAGCGTCGGGCACGGGCTCCGCGAGGGACTGGACGCCTGGCACGCCAAGGCGGAAGGCAACTGCGCGATCGACTACGGCTTCCACATGATCGTCTCCGATGTGAACGAGGAGACGCTGAAGGAGATGGACCTCCTCATCGAGGAGGGCGTGACGTCGTTCAAGCAGTTCATGGCGTACCCGGGGGTCTTCTACTCCGACGACGGGCAGATCCTGCGCGCCATGCAGCGCTCCGCCGGCAACGGCGGCCTGATCATGATGCACGCCGAGAACGGCATCGCGATCGACGTCCTCGTCGAGCAGGCGCTCGCCCGGGGCGAGACCGGCCCGCGCCACCACGGGGAGGTCCGCAAGGCGCTCCTGGAAGCCGAGGCGACCCACCGCGCGATCCGGCTCGCCCAGGTCGCGGGCGCACCCCTGTACGTCGTGCACGTCTCGGCGATGGAGGCGGTGGCGGAACTCGCCCGGGCGCGGGACGTGGGCCTGCCCGTCTTCGGCGAGACCTGCCCGCAGTACCTGTTCCTGTCGGCGGACAACCTCGCCGAGCCGGACTTCGAGGGCGCCAAGTACGTGTGCAGTACGCCGCTGCGGCCGCGCGAGCACCAGGCGAAGCTCTGGCAGGGCCTGCGCACCGATGACCTCCAGGTCGTCTCCACCGACCACTGCCCGTTCTGCTTCACCGGCCAGAAGGAACTGGGCCGCGGCGACTTCTCCCGGATTCCCAACGGGCTGCCGGGGGTGGAGAACCGCATGGACCTGCTCCACCAGGCCGTCCTGGACGGGCACATCACCCGCCGCCGCTGGATCGAGATCGCCTGCGCCACCCCGGCCCGGATGTTCGGCATGTACCCGAAGAAGGGCACCATCGCCCCGGGCGCCGACGCCGACGTCGTGATCTACGACCCGCACGCCGAGCAGGTCATCTCCGCCGAGACGCACCACATGAACGTCGACTACTCGGCCTACGAGGGCACACGCGTGACCGGCCGGGTCGAGACCGTGCTCTCCCGCGGAGTGCCCGTGATCACCGAGCGCGCGTACACCGGGCGCGCCGGACACGGCGTCTACACCCCGCGCTCCACCTGTCAGTACCTCAGCTAG
- a CDS encoding TIGR03842 family LLM class F420-dependent oxidoreductase, whose translation MDFGLVLQTDPPASRVVSLMKRAERNGFRYGWTFDSAVLWQEPFVIYSQILANTQKLTVGPMVTNPGTRTWEVTASTFATLNDMFGNRTVCGIGRGDSAMRVAGRRPNTLARLGEATDVIRDLAEGREALVDGKPVRIPWIRNGRLPVWMAAYGPRALALAGRKADGFILQLADPFLTEWMVKAVRDAAEQAGRDPASVTICVAAPAYVSDDLAHAREQCRWFGGMVGNHVADLVSRYGEHSGLVPEALTAYIKGRQGYDYSHHGRAGNPSTDFVPDDIVDRFCLLGPASAHVEKLRTLRELGVDQFALYDMHDAQEATIDAYGTQVIPAFGS comes from the coding sequence ATGGACTTCGGACTCGTCCTCCAGACCGACCCGCCCGCATCCCGTGTCGTCAGCCTGATGAAACGCGCCGAACGCAACGGCTTCCGCTACGGCTGGACCTTCGACTCCGCCGTGCTGTGGCAGGAACCGTTCGTCATCTACAGCCAGATCCTGGCCAACACCCAAAAGCTGACGGTCGGCCCGATGGTCACCAACCCGGGCACCCGCACCTGGGAGGTCACCGCCTCCACCTTCGCCACCCTCAACGACATGTTCGGCAACCGCACGGTGTGCGGCATCGGCCGCGGCGACTCGGCGATGCGGGTCGCCGGGCGCAGGCCCAACACCCTCGCGCGGCTCGGCGAGGCGACGGACGTCATCCGCGACCTCGCCGAGGGCCGCGAGGCGCTCGTCGACGGCAAACCCGTGCGGATCCCCTGGATCAGGAACGGCCGGCTCCCGGTGTGGATGGCTGCGTACGGCCCCAGAGCGCTCGCCCTGGCCGGGCGGAAGGCCGACGGGTTCATCCTCCAGCTCGCCGACCCGTTCCTGACCGAGTGGATGGTCAAGGCGGTGCGCGACGCCGCCGAACAGGCGGGCCGGGATCCCGCGTCCGTCACGATCTGCGTCGCCGCCCCCGCCTACGTGAGCGACGACCTGGCCCACGCCCGGGAGCAGTGCCGCTGGTTCGGCGGCATGGTCGGCAACCACGTCGCGGACCTGGTGAGCCGCTACGGGGAGCACTCCGGTCTGGTGCCGGAGGCGCTCACCGCGTACATCAAGGGACGGCAGGGCTACGACTACAGCCACCACGGACGGGCCGGGAACCCGTCCACCGACTTCGTGCCCGACGACATCGTCGACCGCTTCTGCCTCCTCGGCCCGGCCTCCGCGCACGTCGAGAAGCTGAGGACGCTCCGCGAGCTGGGCGTGGACCAGTTCGCCCTGTACGACATGCACGACGCGCAGGAGGCCACGATCGACGCCTACGGCACACAGGTCATCCCCGCGTTCGGCTCCTGA
- a CDS encoding gamma-glutamyltransferase family protein, with translation MFTTRPTLQGTFGMVSSTHWLASQSAMAVLEDGGNAYDAAVAGAFVLHVVEPHLNGPAGEVPILLAPTGGEVRVLCGQGVAPAGATAAHYRGLGLELVPGTGPLAAAVPGAFDAWMLLLRDHGTRTPADVLKYAIGYAEHGHAPVDNVGATVETVRELFETEWTSSAEVYLPGGKAPRAGQLLRNPALAATWKRLLAEVAGAGDREAQIEAAREVWRTGFIAEALIRQAGRPTLDTSGERHTGTLTGDDLAAWSASYEAPATYDWNGWTVCKAGPWSQGPVLLQQLALLPPELPAYGSADYVHLLVEGCKLAMADREAWYGDAAEVPLEALLSDAYNAQRRTLVGERASYELRPGSPGGRVPRLSRHARVEAAVERAAGAAGAGEPTVAMSATAPVPGEPAVAADGGTRGDTCHLDVVDRWGNMVAATPSGGWLQSNPVVPELGFPLGTRLQMTWLEEGLPNTLTPGRRPRTTLTPSIALRHGVPVLAFGTPGGDQQDQWQLHFFLAAALRRPVRGALDLQGAIDAPNWHNDSFPGSFFPRGMRPGSVTVESRTDPAVVAELRRRGHRVTVGDAWSEGRLCAVARDPETGVLSAAANPRGMQGYAVGR, from the coding sequence ATGTTCACCACCCGACCCACCCTTCAGGGCACCTTCGGCATGGTGTCCTCCACCCATTGGCTGGCGTCCCAGTCGGCGATGGCCGTGCTGGAGGACGGCGGGAACGCGTACGACGCGGCCGTGGCGGGCGCGTTCGTGCTGCACGTCGTCGAACCGCACCTCAACGGGCCCGCCGGGGAAGTGCCCATCCTGCTCGCCCCCACGGGCGGCGAGGTGCGGGTGCTGTGCGGCCAGGGCGTCGCGCCGGCCGGGGCGACGGCCGCCCACTACCGGGGACTGGGCCTGGAGCTCGTGCCCGGCACCGGTCCGCTCGCCGCCGCCGTGCCCGGCGCGTTCGACGCCTGGATGCTGCTGCTGCGCGACCACGGCACCAGGACGCCGGCCGACGTCCTCAAGTACGCCATCGGATACGCCGAGCACGGCCACGCGCCCGTGGACAACGTCGGCGCGACCGTGGAGACCGTGCGGGAGCTGTTCGAGACGGAGTGGACCTCCTCCGCGGAGGTCTACCTGCCCGGCGGGAAGGCGCCCCGGGCCGGACAGCTGCTGCGCAACCCCGCCCTCGCCGCCACCTGGAAGCGGCTCCTGGCCGAGGTCGCCGGTGCCGGGGACCGGGAGGCGCAGATCGAGGCCGCGCGGGAGGTGTGGCGCACCGGCTTCATCGCCGAGGCCCTGATACGGCAGGCGGGCCGTCCCACCCTGGACACCAGCGGCGAGCGCCACACCGGCACCCTCACGGGCGACGACCTCGCCGCCTGGTCGGCCTCCTACGAGGCGCCCGCCACCTACGACTGGAACGGCTGGACCGTGTGCAAGGCCGGCCCCTGGAGCCAGGGTCCCGTCCTCCTCCAGCAGCTCGCCCTGCTCCCGCCGGAGCTGCCCGCGTACGGCTCGGCCGACTACGTCCACCTGCTCGTCGAGGGCTGCAAGCTCGCCATGGCCGACCGGGAGGCCTGGTACGGCGACGCCGCCGAGGTGCCCCTGGAGGCGCTGCTGTCGGACGCGTACAACGCACAGCGGCGGACGTTGGTGGGGGAGCGGGCGTCGTACGAGCTGCGGCCCGGCAGCCCCGGCGGCCGGGTCCCCCGGCTGTCCCGCCACGCGCGCGTGGAGGCCGCCGTGGAGCGGGCCGCGGGCGCGGCGGGCGCGGGCGAGCCGACGGTCGCCATGAGCGCGACGGCGCCGGTGCCGGGGGAGCCGGCCGTCGCCGCGGACGGCGGTACCCGCGGGGACACCTGCCACCTCGACGTGGTCGACCGCTGGGGCAACATGGTCGCGGCCACCCCCAGCGGCGGCTGGCTCCAGTCCAACCCCGTCGTCCCCGAACTGGGCTTCCCGCTCGGCACCCGGCTGCAGATGACCTGGCTGGAGGAGGGCCTGCCCAACACCCTCACCCCGGGGCGCCGCCCCCGCACCACGCTCACCCCGTCGATCGCGCTGCGCCACGGCGTGCCGGTGCTGGCCTTCGGCACGCCCGGCGGCGACCAGCAGGACCAGTGGCAGCTGCACTTCTTCCTGGCCGCCGCGCTGCGCCGCCCGGTCCGCGGCGCACTCGACCTGCAGGGCGCGATCGACGCCCCGAACTGGCACAACGACAGCTTCCCCGGCTCCTTCTTCCCCCGCGGCATGCGCCCGGGCAGCGTCACCGTGGAGTCCCGCACGGACCCGGCCGTCGTGGCGGAGCTGAGGCGGCGCGGACACCGGGTGACGGTGGGCGACGCCTGGTCCGAGGGGCGGCTGTGCGCGGTCGCCCGGGACCCGGAGACCGGCGTGCTGTCGGCGGCGGCGAACCCGCGGGGCATGCAGGGGTACGCGGTGGGCCGCTGA